In a genomic window of Salmo trutta chromosome 32, fSalTru1.1, whole genome shotgun sequence:
- the LOC115170786 gene encoding transmembrane protease serine 9, translating into MEVYKALCLVTLLVALFSKVSHSQLDVCGISPLNTRIVGGQDAPPGSWPWQASLQKSGRHFCGGSLINKEWVLTAAHCFPSTSTSNLLVYLGRQNQQGSNPNEVSLTVTQIICHPNYISSTSDNDMCLLKLSSSVTFTNYIRPVCLAAQGSSFYAGTTSWVTGWGTLNSGGSLPQILQEVDVPVVGNRQCNCNYGVGSITDNMICAGLSAGGKDSCQGDSGGPLVSKQGTRWIQSGVVSFGNGCALANFPGVYARVSQYQTWINSQITSAQPGFITFSSNGTNSDLSVTCTTTSPPTTTPAPVVCGSASASLNSRIGGGSSLATAGLWPWIASIQKNGAHVCGGTLVAVDSVMSDASCFSSQPNASQWTVILGRLKQNGSNPNELTLNVINIIMSNLTGNNVAILRLASKPKLSNYIQPICLDQGTSTFSTGTKCWVAGWGTGQGGAEQVLQEFQTSVVECVNVSSLDNICTGPVTLLQSDVGGPLMCKQGNSWFQTAVLTVDSSNATSSNTTSTNSTSKARWSQSPRASSIQVFTKTSRFKNFLATNLGTLLSPALAGGSSGASMAHSSFSLFLFFSLSFVLLLGWD; encoded by the exons ATGGAAGTCTACAAAGCACTCTGTTTGGTGACTCTACTAGTTGCTCTCTTTTCAAAAG TGTCTCACTCTCAGTTGGATG TGTGTGGAATCTCTCCTCTCAACACTAGAATCGTGGGGGGTCAGGATGCTCCTCCAGGGAGTTGGCCATGGCAGGCCAGTCTGCAGAAATCTGGCAGACATTTTTGTGGGGGATCCCTTATTAACAAAGAGTGGGTGCTGACTGCTGCTCACTGCTTTCCCAG CACCAGTACATCAAATTTGCTGGTCTACCTGGGTCGTCAGAACCAGCAGGGCTCCAACCCTAATGAAGTGAGCCTTACGGTCACTCAGATCatctgccaccccaactacatcAGTAGTACCAGTGACAACGACATGTGTCTGTTGAAGCTCTCCTCCTCCGTGACTTTTACCAACTACATCCGGCCAGTCTGCCTAGCTGCTCAAGGCAGCTCCTTCTATGCTGGCACTACTAGCTGGGTCACAGGCTGGGGCACCCTCAACAGTGGAGGAT CTCTACCACAGATCCTACAGGAGGTGGATGTGCCAGTAGTGGGAAACAGGCAGTGTAACTGTAATTATGGAGTTGGCTCCATCACTGACAACATGATCTGTGCTGGTCTATCAGCAGGAGGAAAGGATTCCTGTCAG GGGGACTCAGGAGGTCCGCTTGTGAGCAAACAGGGTACTCGCTGGATCCAGTCTGGCGTTGTAAGTTTTGGCAACGGCTGTGCTCTGGCAAATTTCCCTGGTGTGTACGCCAGAGTTTCCCAGTACCAGACCTGGATCAACAGCCAGATTACCAGTGCCCAACCaggcttcatcaccttctcatccaatgggaCTAACTCTGACCTCAGTGTCACCTGCACCACCACCTCCCCCCCTACTACCACACCCGCAC CTGTGGTGTGTGGCAGCGCTAGCGCCTCTTTGAACTCCCGTATTGGTGGGGGAAGCTCGTTGGCGACAGCAGGCTTGTGGCCCTGGATAGCCAGCATACAGAAAAACGGAGCACACGTTTGCGGGGGCACGTTAGTGGCGGTGGACTCTGTCATGAGCGACGCTAGCTGCTTCTCCAG CCAACCCAACGCCTCTCAATGGACCGTGATCCTGGGTCGTCTGAAGCAAAACGGCTCCAACCCTAACGAGTTAACCCTGAATGTCATCAACATCATCATGAGCAACTTGACGGGCAACAACGTGGCCATCCTCCGACTGGCCAGCAAACCCAAGTTGTCAAACTACATCCAGCCTATCTGTTTGGACCAGGGAACCAGCACCTTCAGCACAGGGACTAAgtgctgggtggctggctggggcACTGGCCAGGGTGGGG CTGAGCAAGTCCTGCAGGAGTTCCAGACCTCTGTGGTGGAATGTGTGAATGTTTCATCTTTGGACAACATTTGCACCGGACCTGTGACACTATTGCAG AGTGATGTGGGTGGTCCTCTGATGTGTAAGCAGGGCAACTCATGGTTTCAGACTGCTGTGTTGACTGTCGATAGCAGCAACGCCACAAGCAGCAACACCACCAGCACTAACAGCACTAGCAAAGCACGATGGAGCCAGAGTCCTCGCGCCTCCTCCATCCAAGTCTTCACCAAAACATCCCGCTTTAAGAACTTCCTTGCTACCAATTTGGGAACCCTCCTATCCCCCGCCTTAGCTGGTGGCAGCAGTGGAGCTTCCATGgcccactcctccttctctctcttcctcttcttctccctctcctttgtCCTCCTGTTGGGTTGGGATTGA